A genomic window from Alkalihalobacillus sp. AL-G includes:
- a CDS encoding ABC transporter permease, which translates to MAGEVIVANSKLINKEKKKQKIFVATIKKLLKNRLAVFGLIIILIQVLTAVLAPWITSYHPADQTLSNSELPIFSEGHWLGTDNYGRDMWSRIAYGARISLVVGIVSVILGLAGGITLGLISGYFRKIDGLIMRFVDLLFAFPGILLAMLIIAMLGTSLVNVMIAISIWSIPTCARIVRGSVLSVKKQEYIVAMRSLGASNSRILIKHILPNCMAPIIVFATMRMATAILSTSALSFLGLGAQPPTPEWGAMIAAGQSFMWTSPHMTIVPGIAIMLVVFAFNVVGDGLRDALDPNMDLS; encoded by the coding sequence ATGGCTGGTGAAGTAATTGTTGCCAATTCCAAGCTAATAAACAAAGAGAAAAAGAAACAAAAGATCTTTGTTGCTACCATAAAAAAACTGCTGAAAAACCGACTTGCTGTATTTGGTTTAATCATCATATTAATCCAGGTTCTTACGGCTGTTTTGGCCCCATGGATCACTTCTTATCATCCGGCTGATCAAACGTTGTCAAATAGCGAATTGCCTATATTTTCAGAAGGTCATTGGCTAGGGACCGATAACTATGGAAGGGATATGTGGAGCCGAATCGCATATGGTGCCAGAATATCATTAGTTGTCGGAATCGTTTCCGTCATTCTTGGTCTTGCAGGCGGTATTACATTGGGACTTATATCAGGTTATTTTCGAAAAATAGATGGGTTGATCATGAGATTTGTAGATTTATTGTTCGCCTTTCCAGGAATATTGTTAGCAATGTTGATTATTGCAATGCTAGGCACAAGTCTAGTTAACGTAATGATCGCAATCAGTATATGGTCAATACCAACCTGTGCCCGTATCGTAAGAGGTAGTGTGCTGTCGGTAAAAAAACAAGAGTACATTGTTGCGATGAGATCCTTGGGTGCAAGCAATAGTCGTATTTTAATCAAACATATTTTACCAAACTGCATGGCGCCGATAATCGTGTTCGCGACGATGCGGATGGCAACCGCTATCCTTTCGACATCAGCCCTTAGCTTTCTAGGGTTGGGAGCACAGCCGCCTACACCCGAATGGGGTGCGATGATCGCTGCAGGGCAATCCTTTATGTGGACATCACCACACATGACAATTGTACCTGGAATTGCAATCATGCTTGTTGTATTTGCTTTTAACGTCGTTGGCGATGGGCTGCGTGATGCTTTAGATCCTAATATGGATTTGAGCTAA
- the nikB gene encoding nickel ABC transporter permease: MIGLIIRRFVQLIFLLVGISFIVFMSMHLSPGDPASIIGGPTASNSDIEAIRDNLGLNDPVLVQYGNYMAGVVQGDLGFSYQTKQSVSDAIINRFPNTLNLAIASMIVAVVIGVIAGIISALKQNSWLDVSSTVIALAGISIPNFWLGTVLIIIFAVNLQWLPVGGLSAPFWTIEGMKQLILPAITLGTGSAAMIARMSRSTMLEVIRADYVRTARAKGVKEKAVIGVHALRNAMIPVITVIGLNFGFLLGGTIITEQVFAINGVGRLMIEAIAARDFPMVQGSVLLVATLFVLVNLVVDIVYAVIDPRISYD, from the coding sequence ATGATCGGACTTATAATTAGACGTTTTGTTCAGTTAATATTTTTACTCGTTGGAATCTCATTTATCGTGTTTATGAGTATGCATCTGTCACCCGGTGACCCTGCAAGCATTATAGGTGGACCGACAGCTTCAAATTCCGATATTGAAGCAATCAGGGATAACTTGGGGTTGAATGATCCCGTTCTTGTTCAATACGGAAATTATATGGCTGGTGTAGTTCAAGGGGATTTAGGTTTTTCATATCAGACAAAACAATCGGTTAGTGATGCAATTATCAATCGATTTCCGAATACTTTAAACCTTGCGATTGCCAGTATGATCGTTGCAGTGGTTATCGGAGTAATTGCAGGTATAATTTCAGCATTAAAGCAAAATTCTTGGCTGGACGTATCCAGTACAGTTATTGCATTGGCAGGAATATCGATACCGAACTTTTGGCTTGGGACAGTTCTGATAATTATTTTCGCTGTAAATTTACAGTGGCTGCCTGTTGGGGGATTAAGTGCACCGTTCTGGACAATCGAAGGGATGAAGCAGCTGATTTTGCCTGCAATCACTTTAGGTACTGGATCAGCAGCGATGATCGCCCGAATGAGCCGTTCAACAATGTTAGAAGTGATTCGAGCAGATTATGTTCGAACAGCTAGAGCGAAGGGTGTTAAAGAGAAGGCTGTAATAGGGGTCCATGCATTAAGAAATGCAATGATTCCGGTAATAACAGTCATCGGGCTGAATTTTGGATTCTTATTAGGAGGTACGATCATTACAGAGCAAGTTTTTGCAATCAACGGTGTTGGACGATTGATGATTGAAGCAATCGCAGCAAGGGACTTTCCGATGGTGCAAGGTTCCGTTTTACTCGTTGCAACATTATTTGTCCTAGTAAACTTGGTCGTTGATATCGTTTACGCAGTGATTGACCCGAGGATAAGTTACGACTAA
- a CDS encoding Lrp/AsnC family transcriptional regulator, whose translation MKVDQIDKKILELLSQDGRMSYVDIGKELNLSRVSVRERINQLRKNGVIEKFSVMINSEKVGKTVSAFFEVDCEPSYLVEVAEALASNPSVASCYQMTGPSTLHMHVLVNDFSALESFINNELYALEGITRVESHILLRRFKSRSGLKL comes from the coding sequence ATGAAAGTTGACCAGATTGATAAGAAAATATTAGAATTGCTTTCTCAAGATGGCAGGATGTCTTATGTAGACATTGGGAAAGAGCTTAATTTATCAAGAGTATCAGTTCGAGAGAGAATTAATCAGCTTCGTAAAAATGGAGTGATAGAAAAGTTCAGTGTTATGATCAATTCTGAAAAAGTAGGTAAAACCGTTTCTGCCTTTTTTGAAGTAGATTGTGAACCGAGTTATCTAGTAGAAGTGGCAGAAGCGTTGGCTAGTAATCCAAGTGTTGCTAGCTGTTATCAAATGACTGGGCCAAGCACATTGCACATGCACGTACTAGTTAATGATTTCTCTGCATTGGAATCATTTATTAACAATGAGTTATATGCACTTGAAGGGATTACCCGAGTGGAGAGTCATATCCTTTTGAGAAGATTCAAGAGTCGATCAGGATTGAAACTATAG
- a CDS encoding nuclease-related domain-containing protein: MRSLNARMTLSEKESNYYWNIEKGFQGELKFDKWLITLPNNCLVLNDLLLEMNNSVFQIDTTLIFKGAIYPIDVKNYGGDSYVEGDRWYNKNSKKEIKNPLQQLNRSESLFRQLIKELGYQSPIETYLVFVNPDFYLYQAPIDPTFIFPTQINRFIDNLSKKPPTITKNQIKLAHQIRSLHSENSRFTRIPEYSYEQLEKGILCPSCHTFFSELKKSTLICKSCGCKEHITSAVLRTANELSLLFPDKNITISLMHDWCNIIKSRTTIRSILTKNYKLVSCGKSSYYD; encoded by the coding sequence ATGAGGTCATTAAATGCCCGAATGACTTTATCGGAAAAAGAATCCAATTACTATTGGAACATTGAAAAGGGATTCCAAGGTGAACTGAAGTTCGACAAATGGTTAATAACCCTCCCCAATAACTGCCTCGTACTAAATGACCTCTTGCTGGAGATGAACAATAGCGTGTTTCAAATTGATACGACACTGATTTTCAAAGGTGCAATTTATCCAATAGATGTCAAAAACTATGGGGGTGATAGTTATGTAGAAGGTGATCGGTGGTATAATAAAAACTCTAAAAAAGAAATTAAAAACCCGTTACAACAACTGAACCGAAGTGAATCCTTATTTCGTCAGCTAATCAAAGAACTTGGATACCAATCTCCAATAGAAACCTATCTCGTCTTCGTGAACCCCGACTTCTACTTATATCAAGCCCCTATAGATCCTACTTTCATTTTTCCAACACAAATCAATCGTTTTATCGATAATCTCTCAAAGAAACCCCCGACAATCACAAAAAACCAAATCAAACTGGCACATCAAATACGCTCCCTTCATTCAGAGAATTCACGGTTTACCCGTATACCTGAATATTCCTATGAACAACTTGAAAAAGGGATTCTATGTCCAAGCTGTCACACATTCTTTTCTGAACTGAAAAAATCTACGCTGATCTGTAAATCGTGCGGATGCAAAGAGCATATAACTTCAGCTGTTTTAAGAACTGCAAATGAACTGAGTCTGCTATTTCCCGATAAAAATATTACTATCAGCTTGATGCACGACTGGTGTAATATCATCAAATCCCGGACAACAATCCGTAGCATCCTTACGAAAAACTATAAGCTCGTAAGTTGTGGAAAATCCTCCTATTATGACTAA
- a CDS encoding F0F1 ATP synthase subunit epsilon, with product MKTFSVSVVTPDGPVYEAADAEMVSARATSGEIGILADHVPLVAPLTINPVRIKKGDHTQILAVSGGFIEVRKDTVTILAQAAEQATDINVDRAKAAKERAERRLEGTKQDDIDFKRAELALRRASIRIDVAEK from the coding sequence ATGAAGACATTCTCAGTCAGTGTCGTCACCCCTGATGGCCCTGTGTATGAAGCAGCCGACGCAGAAATGGTCAGCGCGAGAGCAACCAGTGGTGAAATTGGAATCCTAGCTGATCACGTCCCACTCGTTGCTCCGCTCACGATTAATCCTGTTCGCATTAAAAAGGGTGATCATACACAGATCCTGGCTGTTAGCGGTGGATTTATTGAAGTACGAAAAGATACGGTAACGATTCTTGCACAAGCAGCAGAGCAGGCAACAGATATTAACGTTGACCGAGCAAAAGCTGCAAAGGAACGTGCAGAACGTCGTCTTGAAGGTACAAAACAAGATGACATCGACTTCAAGCGTGCAGAGCTTGCTTTGAGACGTGCAAGCATCCGAATTGACGTCGCCGAAAAATAG
- the atpD gene encoding F0F1 ATP synthase subunit beta, with protein sequence MNKGRITQVMGPVVDVKFDSGSLPEIYNALKIQNNEGGKAIDLTLEVSLHLGDDTVRTVAMASTDGVVRGMEVEDTGAAITVPVGDVTLGRVFNVLGEKIDLDDDLPTGIQKDPIHREAPKFDELTTKTEILETGIKVVDLLAPYVKGGKIGLFGGAGVGKTVLIQELINNIAQEHGGISVFAGVGERTREGNDLYYEMKDSGVINKTAMVFGQMNEPPGARQRVALTGLTMAEYFRDEQGQDVLFFIDNIFRFTQAGSEVSALLGRMPSAVGYQPTLATEMGQLQERITSTKKGSVTSIQAIYVPADDYTDPAPATTFAHLDATTNLERKLSEMGIYPAVDPLASTSRALAPEIVGEEHYHVARQVQQTLQRYKELQDIIAILGMDELSEEDKMTVSRARRIQFFLSQNFHVAEQFTGQKGSYVPVKETISGFKEILEGKHDDLPEDAFRLVGRIEEVIEKAKQMA encoded by the coding sequence ATGAACAAAGGACGCATCACACAAGTCATGGGTCCGGTTGTCGACGTAAAGTTCGACAGCGGAAGCCTGCCTGAGATTTATAATGCATTGAAAATTCAAAACAACGAGGGCGGAAAAGCAATCGACCTAACCCTTGAAGTTTCTCTTCACCTAGGTGATGATACTGTACGTACCGTCGCTATGGCATCAACTGACGGAGTCGTACGCGGTATGGAAGTAGAAGATACTGGAGCAGCAATTACCGTTCCTGTAGGTGATGTAACATTAGGTCGTGTTTTCAACGTATTAGGTGAAAAGATTGACCTTGATGACGATCTTCCAACAGGTATTCAAAAAGATCCTATTCACCGTGAAGCTCCAAAGTTTGATGAGCTTACTACTAAGACTGAAATTCTTGAAACAGGAATTAAAGTCGTCGACCTTCTTGCACCATACGTAAAAGGTGGTAAGATCGGTTTGTTCGGTGGAGCAGGAGTTGGTAAAACCGTTTTGATTCAGGAGCTGATCAACAACATCGCACAGGAACACGGTGGTATTTCCGTATTCGCAGGTGTTGGTGAACGTACTCGTGAAGGTAATGACCTTTACTACGAAATGAAGGACTCTGGAGTTATCAACAAAACAGCGATGGTATTCGGTCAGATGAACGAACCACCTGGAGCACGTCAACGTGTTGCCCTGACTGGTTTGACAATGGCAGAATACTTCCGTGATGAGCAAGGACAGGACGTATTGTTCTTCATCGATAACATCTTCCGATTCACACAAGCAGGTTCAGAGGTATCCGCACTACTTGGGCGTATGCCATCTGCGGTTGGTTACCAGCCGACACTTGCTACTGAAATGGGTCAGCTTCAAGAGCGTATCACATCAACGAAAAAGGGTTCTGTTACATCGATTCAGGCGATTTATGTACCTGCCGATGACTACACTGACCCAGCACCAGCGACAACGTTCGCTCACTTAGATGCGACAACGAACCTTGAGCGTAAGCTTTCTGAAATGGGTATCTACCCTGCGGTGGACCCGCTTGCTTCAACTTCTCGTGCACTTGCACCAGAAATCGTTGGAGAAGAGCACTACCATGTTGCTCGTCAGGTTCAGCAAACGCTTCAGCGTTATAAAGAACTTCAAGATATCATAGCAATCCTTGGTATGGATGAGCTAAGCGAAGAGGATAAGATGACCGTTTCACGTGCACGTCGTATCCAATTCTTCCTATCTCAAAACTTCCACGTTGCTGAACAGTTTACTGGACAAAAGGGTTCTTATGTACCGGTAAAAGAAACAATCAGTGGATTTAAAGAAATTCTTGAAGGAAAGCATGATGATCTTCCAGAAGATGCATTCCGTCTTGTAGGAAGAATCGAAGAAGTAATCGAAAAAGCTAAGCAAATGGCTTAA
- the atpG gene encoding ATP synthase F1 subunit gamma — protein MASLRDIKSRITSTKKMKQITKAMEMVSAAKLNQAESNAKSFGPYMDKIQEVVASIASGNANARHPMLQSRPVKKTGYLVITSDRGLAGPYNSNVLRHVYRTIKERHNSKDEYTIIVVGKIGLQFFKSRNMPIENSIVGVDDQPEFAEIKAIASDAVQKYADGAYDELYMYYNHFVSVIQQDLTEKKLLPLTGISEGTAAKASYEYEPSEEEILEELLPQYAESLIYGALLDAKASEHASRMTAMKSSTDNADDIIGSLTLSYNRARQAAITQEITEIVGGAAALE, from the coding sequence GTGGCATCGTTACGTGATATAAAGTCAAGAATTACGTCGACTAAAAAGATGAAGCAAATTACGAAAGCGATGGAAATGGTTTCAGCTGCAAAGTTGAATCAAGCTGAAAGCAACGCCAAATCTTTCGGACCATACATGGATAAGATTCAAGAGGTCGTCGCAAGCATTGCAAGCGGTAATGCGAATGCCCGTCATCCAATGCTTCAAAGCCGACCTGTCAAAAAGACTGGATACCTCGTCATCACATCAGATAGAGGGCTTGCCGGTCCGTACAACAGTAACGTTCTTCGACATGTTTACCGAACAATCAAAGAACGTCACAATTCGAAAGATGAATATACCATCATCGTAGTTGGTAAAATCGGTCTTCAATTTTTCAAAAGCCGAAACATGCCGATTGAAAACAGCATTGTTGGTGTAGATGATCAGCCAGAATTTGCTGAAATCAAGGCAATCGCAAGTGATGCGGTACAGAAGTATGCCGACGGTGCATACGATGAGCTTTACATGTACTATAACCACTTTGTGAGTGTAATCCAACAGGACCTCACTGAAAAAAAGCTATTGCCGCTTACTGGTATCAGCGAAGGTACGGCTGCGAAAGCTTCATATGAATACGAGCCATCCGAAGAAGAAATTCTTGAAGAGCTTCTTCCTCAATATGCAGAAAGCTTGATTTACGGGGCATTGCTAGATGCAAAAGCCAGTGAACATGCTTCTCGTATGACAGCCATGAAGAGCTCTACAGATAACGCTGATGATATCATCGGAAGCCTTACGCTTTCTTACAACCGTGCACGACAAGCCGCGATCACTCAAGAAATTACTGAAATCGTTGGTGGAGCAGCTGCATTAGAATAG
- the atpA gene encoding F0F1 ATP synthase subunit alpha, giving the protein MSIKAEEISSLIKQQIENYSSEIEVSDVGTVIQVGDGIARVHGLDNVMAGELVEFSNGVMGMAQNLEENNVGIIILGPYTEIREGDEVKRTGRIMEVPVGEELLGRVVNSLGQPVDGKGAIETSRARPIESPAPGVMDRKSVHEPLQTGIKAIDSLIPIGRGQRELVIGDRQTGKTAIAIDTIINQKDEDMICIYVAIGQKESTVAGVVDTLREHGALDYTIVVTASASQPAPLLYLAPYAGVTMGEEFMYNGKHVLVIYDDLSKQAAAYRELSLLLRRPPGREAFPGDVFYLHSRLLERAAKLSDAKGGGSLTALPFIETQAGDVSAYIPTNVISITDGQIFLQSDLFFSGVRPAVNAGLSVSRVGGSAQIKAMKKVSGTLRLDLASYRELEAFAQFGSDLDKATKSKLDRGARTVEILKQGLHKPLAVEKQVAILYALTRGFLDEIPVEDIERFEEEYYSWLDHNRKELLAGIKETGNLPADEDMQGAITEFKKTFVASK; this is encoded by the coding sequence ATGAGCATTAAAGCAGAAGAAATCAGTTCACTGATCAAACAACAAATCGAAAATTACTCTTCTGAAATAGAAGTCAGTGATGTGGGTACAGTAATCCAAGTCGGTGACGGTATCGCACGTGTGCATGGACTAGACAATGTCATGGCTGGTGAGCTCGTTGAATTTTCCAATGGTGTAATGGGTATGGCCCAAAACCTTGAGGAAAACAACGTGGGTATCATCATTCTTGGACCATACACGGAAATCCGTGAAGGTGACGAGGTTAAACGTACAGGACGTATCATGGAGGTTCCGGTAGGTGAAGAGCTTCTTGGACGTGTCGTTAACTCTCTAGGACAACCAGTCGACGGAAAAGGAGCTATTGAAACGAGTAGAGCTCGTCCGATCGAAAGCCCGGCTCCTGGTGTTATGGATCGTAAATCCGTACATGAGCCACTTCAAACAGGTATTAAAGCAATCGACTCTTTGATTCCAATCGGACGCGGCCAGCGTGAATTGGTAATCGGAGACCGCCAAACTGGTAAAACAGCGATTGCAATCGATACAATCATCAACCAAAAAGACGAAGACATGATTTGCATATATGTTGCGATCGGTCAAAAAGAGTCTACGGTTGCAGGTGTTGTAGATACACTTCGTGAACACGGAGCACTTGATTACACAATTGTCGTAACAGCAAGTGCATCCCAGCCAGCACCACTTCTTTACCTCGCGCCATATGCAGGGGTAACGATGGGCGAGGAATTCATGTATAACGGAAAGCACGTACTCGTTATTTATGATGACCTTTCTAAGCAAGCGGCAGCATACCGTGAACTTTCCCTATTGCTTCGTCGTCCTCCAGGCCGGGAAGCATTCCCAGGGGATGTTTTCTACCTTCACTCACGCCTGTTAGAGCGTGCAGCGAAATTAAGTGATGCAAAAGGCGGAGGCTCTCTTACAGCCCTTCCTTTCATTGAAACACAAGCGGGTGACGTATCTGCATATATCCCGACAAACGTGATTTCGATCACTGACGGACAGATTTTCTTGCAATCCGATCTTTTCTTCTCAGGTGTTCGCCCAGCGGTAAATGCGGGTCTATCCGTATCCCGTGTTGGTGGGTCTGCGCAGATTAAAGCGATGAAAAAGGTATCTGGTACACTACGTCTAGACCTTGCTTCTTACCGTGAACTAGAAGCATTCGCTCAGTTCGGATCTGATCTTGATAAAGCGACGAAATCTAAGCTGGATCGTGGTGCACGTACGGTTGAAATATTAAAACAAGGGCTGCATAAGCCACTTGCGGTTGAAAAGCAAGTTGCCATCCTTTATGCGCTGACTCGTGGCTTCCTTGATGAAATCCCAGTTGAAGATATCGAACGTTTTGAAGAAGAGTACTATTCTTGGTTGGACCACAACCGAAAAGAACTTCTTGCTGGTATCAAGGAAACAGGAAACCTTCCTGCTGACGAAGACATGCAAGGCGCAATCACTGAATTTAAGAAAACATTTGTTGCATCTAAATAA
- a CDS encoding F0F1 ATP synthase subunit delta, translated as MSKDREVVAKRYAAALFEVVREKGSLDQVEKELLKVNEVIQGNDRLLTVLNHPKISSDDKKSLLSKVFGDDLSEPVHNTLLLMVDRKRESMIPSLVDQYIELANEERGIADATVYSVRVLTESEQKAISESFAKHLNVNQLRVENVIDQDLVGGVKVKIGNRIFDGSISGKLNRIQRQLVSK; from the coding sequence ATGAGTAAGGACAGAGAAGTCGTAGCAAAACGCTATGCCGCTGCTCTATTCGAGGTCGTTCGTGAGAAAGGTTCTCTTGACCAGGTGGAAAAGGAGCTTCTCAAAGTAAACGAGGTCATTCAAGGGAATGATCGCTTACTCACCGTTTTGAACCATCCGAAAATCTCGAGTGACGATAAAAAATCATTGCTTTCAAAGGTATTTGGCGATGATCTATCAGAGCCCGTTCACAATACCCTTTTATTAATGGTCGATCGTAAGCGTGAATCGATGATTCCAAGCCTGGTCGATCAATATATTGAACTTGCAAACGAAGAACGAGGAATAGCCGATGCAACCGTTTATTCTGTTCGAGTTTTAACAGAGAGCGAACAAAAAGCCATTTCTGAGTCGTTCGCCAAACATTTAAACGTCAATCAGCTTCGCGTCGAAAATGTCATCGATCAAGACTTGGTCGGAGGCGTTAAAGTAAAGATCGGTAACAGGATCTTTGACGGAAGCATCAGTGGTAAATTGAACCGAATTCAACGTCAATTAGTCTCCAAGTGA
- the atpF gene encoding F0F1 ATP synthase subunit B — MFNPGNLVLGAAGFNAGDILFQLLAFLILLFLLRKYAFGPLMGMMRERERHISNEINEAEKNRKDAETYLKQQTEALTEARKEAQTLIEAAKKQGEHQGEDILQAAREEADRMKEAALAEIGREKEQAVQTLRNEVAALSVQIASKVIAKELDEKNQEKLVEDYLKEVGEVR, encoded by the coding sequence ATCTTCAATCCAGGTAATTTGGTTTTGGGTGCTGCAGGTTTTAATGCCGGCGATATATTATTTCAATTATTAGCGTTTTTGATCTTGTTGTTCTTGCTTCGCAAGTATGCGTTCGGTCCATTGATGGGCATGATGAGAGAACGTGAACGACACATTTCTAACGAAATCAACGAAGCTGAAAAGAACCGTAAAGATGCAGAAACTTATCTGAAGCAACAAACAGAAGCTTTAACCGAAGCACGTAAAGAAGCACAGACTTTAATTGAAGCTGCTAAAAAGCAAGGTGAACATCAAGGTGAGGATATTCTTCAAGCTGCTCGCGAGGAAGCGGACCGTATGAAAGAAGCCGCCCTTGCCGAAATCGGGCGTGAAAAAGAACAAGCCGTCCAAACACTGCGTAATGAAGTAGCAGCATTGTCTGTTCAGATTGCATCTAAGGTAATTGCTAAGGAACTGGACGAAAAGAACCAGGAGAAGCTTGTAGAAGATTACCTTAAAGAGGTAGGCGAAGTTCGATGA
- the atpE gene encoding F0F1 ATP synthase subunit C: MNLIAAAIAVGLAAIGAGIGNGLIVGRTVEGIARQPELRGTLQTTMFIGIALVEALPIIGVVIAFIVLGG, from the coding sequence ATGAATTTAATCGCAGCTGCAATCGCAGTAGGTCTAGCGGCAATTGGTGCCGGTATTGGTAACGGTCTTATCGTAGGACGTACAGTTGAGGGGATTGCTCGTCAACCAGAACTACGTGGAACTCTTCAAACAACGATGTTCATCGGTATCGCATTAGTAGAGGCGCTTCCGATCATCGGTGTCGTTATCGCGTTCATCGTTCTTGGTGGCTAA